A genome region from Coffea arabica cultivar ET-39 chromosome 7e, Coffea Arabica ET-39 HiFi, whole genome shotgun sequence includes the following:
- the LOC113722951 gene encoding very-long-chain 3-oxoacyl-CoA reductase 1: protein MEQCLWEQMRSQPLWLLLLVALGSLNLAKSLYSILSWAYVNFLRPAKNLKKYGSWALVTGPTDGIGKSFAFQLARKGLNLVLVGRNPDKLRDVSDSVKAKYGQTQIKTVVVDFSGDLNEGVERIKEAIEGLDVGVLINNVGLSYPYARYFHEVDEKLLGDLIKVNVEGTTKVTQAVLPGMIKRKRGAIVNIGSGSAIVIPSDPLYAVYAATKAYIDQFSRCLYVEYKKSGIDVQCQVPLYVATKMASIRRSSFFVPSSDGYARAALRWIGYEPRCTPHWPHTLLWALAYSLPEWIVDAWRLQFCLRIRKRGQLKDSRKTE from the exons ATGGAGCAGTGCCTGTGGGAACAAATGAGATCTCAGCCTCTGTGGCTGCTTCTACTTGTGGCCTTGGGCTCTTTGAACCTCGCCAAATCCCTCTACTCTATTCTCAGCTGGGCTTACGTTAACTTCCTCAGACCCGCCAAGAATCTCAAGAAATACGGGTCATGGGCGTTAGTAACCGGACCCACTGACGGCATTGGCAAGTCCTTTGCTTTCCAACTAGCTCGTAAAGGGCTCAACTTGGTCCTGGTGGGTCGGAACCCGGATAAGCTCCGGGATGTGTCGGACTCCGTCAAGGCTAAATACGGGCAGACCCAGATCAAGACAGTGGTGGTTGATTTCTCTGGTGATTTGAATGAAGGTGTTGAGAGGATTAAGGAGGCGATTGAAGGTTTGGATGTTGGCGTTTTGATTAATAACGTTGGCCTTTCTTATCCCTATGCCAGGTACTTCCATGAGGTGGATGAGAAATTGTTGGGTGATTTGATTAAGGTTAATGTGGAAGGGACCACCAAGGTTACTCAGGCTGTCTTGCCTGGAATGATCAAGAGGAAGAGAGGGGCTATTGTTAATATTGGTTCGGGTTCAGCCATTGTCATTCCTTCGGATCCTCTTTACGCTGTCTATGCTGCCACCAAAGC GTACATTGATCAGTTCTCTAGATGCCTCTATGTGGAGTACAAGAAGAGCGGAATTGATGTGCAGTGCCAG GTACCACTGTACGTGGCAACTAAAATGGCATCAATCAGAAGATCCTCCTTTTTTGTTCCATCTAGTGATGGCTATGCCCGGGCTGCTTTGCGCTGGATCGGCTATGAACCCCGTTGCACACCTCACTGGCCACATACTCTTCTGTGGGCTTTGGCATATTCCTTGCCCGAGTGGATTGTAGATGCTTGGCGTCTGCAGTTCTGCCTCAGGATTCGGAAGAGAGGACAGCTCAAAGACTCGAGGAAGACGGAATAG
- the LOC113723096 gene encoding uncharacterized membrane protein At3g27390 isoform X2 has protein sequence MEPPRGFFASLWSFICFLPYFIGLLILGFIKGIILCPLICLLMSVGNSAVTLGLWPVHLCYTYYCILSTKQLGPVLKLVLCPLVLVLLVFWPIIAVLGSILGGAAYGFFSPMLATFQAVGEGKTNQFFHCIYDGTWDTVKRSFTVVRDFLDMCYYSYFSIMDDLRVQGLSAGKYYEIRLLYVPGALIAGVLGFMVDMIVISIIAICKSPYMLFKGWHRLFHDCVGREGPFLETICVPFAGLAILLWPLAVAGALLGSMVSSIILGFYAAVVVYQESSFWLGLCYIAASLSIYDEYSNDVLDMSEGSCFPRPKYRKNAASVTSSRAASFSRLQSFKRTTSFSGRIVELRSLELVDALLKECQRYGEIMVSEGIITLKDIEDAKSYKDSGKIISIGLPAYCIFQGLLRSAKANSAGDNVTEITSTNRPKDAVFDWFFNPLVIIKEQIKAENLSEAEELYLGKLVLLSGDPERLKKSDIGAPPESELRRAELDGLARRLQGITRSISRYPTFRRRFDTSMKMVVEELAKKNGESSISSGPQTVPRSKSLFVRMFSQKSSRTRTSKHGSDLEAGSVVERDVEII, from the exons ATGGAGCCCCCGAGGGGGTTTTTTGCTTCTTTGTGGAGCTTCATCTGTTTTCTCCCTTATTTTATTGGCCTTCTCATTCTTGGTTTCATTAAAG GTATCATTTTGTGCCCATTAATATGCCTTCTCATGTCAGTTGGAAACTCTGCAGTAACATTGGGTCTTTGGCCTGTGCACCTATGCTACACTTACTATTGCATATTGAG CACGAAACAATTAGGGCCAGTTCTGAAGCTTGTACTCTGTCCACTTGTTCTTGTCCTGTTAGTCTTCTGGCCAATAATAGCAGTTTTAGGTAGCATTCTTGGGGGTGCGGCATACGGATTTTTTTCACCAATGCTTGCCACTTTTCAAGCTGTTGGTGAAGGGAAGACAAATCAATTCTTTCACTGTATTTAT GATGGAACTTGGGATACTGTCAAGCGAAGCTTTACTGTTGTTAGGGACTTCCTGGACATGTGTTACTATTCCTATTTCTCGATAATGGATGATTTACGAGTTCAAGGCCTTTCCGCTGGGAAGTACTATGAGATCAG ATTGCTTTATGTTCCCGGAGCACTTATTGCTGGAGTGCTGGGATTTATGGTTGACATGATTGTGATATCAATCATTGCCATTTGCAAAAGCCCCTACATGCTATTTAAGGGGTGGCATCGTTTATTTCATGACTGTGTTGGTCGAGAGGGCCCCTTCTTGGAGACAATATGTGTGCCATTTGCAGGTCTTGCTATCTTGCTCTGGCCATTGGCCGTTGCTGGGGCTTTGTTGGGCTCTATGGTATCAAGCATCATCCTGGGCTTTTATGCAGCTGTTGTTGTATATCAG GAGTCATCTTTCTGGCTGGGCCTGTGCTATATTGCTGCTTCCTTGTCCATCTATGATGAATACAGCAATGATGTTCTTGACATGTCAGAAGGTTCCTGCTTTCCTAG ACCCAAGTACAGAAAGAATGCTGCATCAGTAACCAGTTCTCGAGCAGCATCCTTTTCAAGGCTCCAGTCTTTTAAACGTACAACTTCTTTCAGTGGTCGTATTGTTGAATTGAGGTCCCTTGAG TTGGTTGACGCCTTACTCAAGGAGTGCCAGCGCTATGGGGAAATAATGGTTTCTGAAGGCATAATAACATTAAAAGATATTGAAGATGCCAAGTCTTATAAAGATAGTGGCAAAATAATCAGCATTGGTTTACCTGCTTATTGCATATTTCAAGGACTTCTGCGTTCGGCTAAAGCTAATTCTGCTG GTGATAATGTTACTGAAATAACTAGTACAAATCGGCCAAAAGATGCTGTCTTTGATTGGTTTTTTAACCCACTGGTGATCATTAAAGAacaaatcaaagctgaaaaccTATCTGAAGCTGAAGAGTTATATCTTGGCAAATTGGTTCTACTAAGTGGTGATCCTGAGAGGCTGAAAAAATCTGACATCGGTGCACCACCAGAGTCTGAGCTAAGACGAGCTGAACTTGATGGATTAGCTCGAAG ACTTCAAGGAATCACTAGATCCATATCAAGGTATCCCACATTTAGGCGGCGTTTTGATACCAGTATGAAGATGGTCGTAGAAGAACTTGCCAAAAAGAATGGTGAAAGTAGCATCTCTAGTGGACCTCAAACAGTTCCCCGGTCAAAAAGCTTGTTTGTCCGAATGTTTAGCCAAAAATCTTCTAGAACCAGAACGAGTAAGCATGGATCTGATCTAGAGGCCGGATCAGTTGTTGAGAGAGATGTTGAAATTATATGA
- the LOC113723096 gene encoding uncharacterized membrane protein At3g27390 isoform X4 yields the protein MQLLSNGIILCPLICLLMSVGNSAVTLGLWPVHLCYTYYCILSTKQLGPVLKLVLCPLVLVLLVFWPIIAVLGSILGGAAYGFFSPMLATFQAVGEGKTNQFFHCIYDGTWDTVKRSFTVVRDFLDMCYYSYFSIMDDLRVQGLSAGKYYEIRLLYVPGALIAGVLGFMVDMIVISIIAICKSPYMLFKGWHRLFHDCVGREGPFLETICVPFAGLAILLWPLAVAGALLGSMVSSIILGFYAAVVVYQESSFWLGLCYIAASLSIYDEYSNDVLDMSEGSCFPRPKYRKNAASVTSSRAASFSRLQSFKRTTSFSGRIVELRSLELVDALLKECQRYGEIMVSEGIITLKDIEDAKSYKDSGKIISIGLPAYCIFQGLLRSAKANSAGILLSDNVTEITSTNRPKDAVFDWFFNPLVIIKEQIKAENLSEAEELYLGKLVLLSGDPERLKKSDIGAPPESELRRAELDGLARRLQGITRSISRYPTFRRRFDTSMKMVVEELAKKNGESSISSGPQTVPRSKSLFVRMFSQKSSRTRTSKHGSDLEAGSVVERDVEII from the exons ATGCAACTACTTTCCAACG GTATCATTTTGTGCCCATTAATATGCCTTCTCATGTCAGTTGGAAACTCTGCAGTAACATTGGGTCTTTGGCCTGTGCACCTATGCTACACTTACTATTGCATATTGAG CACGAAACAATTAGGGCCAGTTCTGAAGCTTGTACTCTGTCCACTTGTTCTTGTCCTGTTAGTCTTCTGGCCAATAATAGCAGTTTTAGGTAGCATTCTTGGGGGTGCGGCATACGGATTTTTTTCACCAATGCTTGCCACTTTTCAAGCTGTTGGTGAAGGGAAGACAAATCAATTCTTTCACTGTATTTAT GATGGAACTTGGGATACTGTCAAGCGAAGCTTTACTGTTGTTAGGGACTTCCTGGACATGTGTTACTATTCCTATTTCTCGATAATGGATGATTTACGAGTTCAAGGCCTTTCCGCTGGGAAGTACTATGAGATCAG ATTGCTTTATGTTCCCGGAGCACTTATTGCTGGAGTGCTGGGATTTATGGTTGACATGATTGTGATATCAATCATTGCCATTTGCAAAAGCCCCTACATGCTATTTAAGGGGTGGCATCGTTTATTTCATGACTGTGTTGGTCGAGAGGGCCCCTTCTTGGAGACAATATGTGTGCCATTTGCAGGTCTTGCTATCTTGCTCTGGCCATTGGCCGTTGCTGGGGCTTTGTTGGGCTCTATGGTATCAAGCATCATCCTGGGCTTTTATGCAGCTGTTGTTGTATATCAG GAGTCATCTTTCTGGCTGGGCCTGTGCTATATTGCTGCTTCCTTGTCCATCTATGATGAATACAGCAATGATGTTCTTGACATGTCAGAAGGTTCCTGCTTTCCTAG ACCCAAGTACAGAAAGAATGCTGCATCAGTAACCAGTTCTCGAGCAGCATCCTTTTCAAGGCTCCAGTCTTTTAAACGTACAACTTCTTTCAGTGGTCGTATTGTTGAATTGAGGTCCCTTGAG TTGGTTGACGCCTTACTCAAGGAGTGCCAGCGCTATGGGGAAATAATGGTTTCTGAAGGCATAATAACATTAAAAGATATTGAAGATGCCAAGTCTTATAAAGATAGTGGCAAAATAATCAGCATTGGTTTACCTGCTTATTGCATATTTCAAGGACTTCTGCGTTCGGCTAAAGCTAATTCTGCTGGTATATTGCTAA GTGATAATGTTACTGAAATAACTAGTACAAATCGGCCAAAAGATGCTGTCTTTGATTGGTTTTTTAACCCACTGGTGATCATTAAAGAacaaatcaaagctgaaaaccTATCTGAAGCTGAAGAGTTATATCTTGGCAAATTGGTTCTACTAAGTGGTGATCCTGAGAGGCTGAAAAAATCTGACATCGGTGCACCACCAGAGTCTGAGCTAAGACGAGCTGAACTTGATGGATTAGCTCGAAG ACTTCAAGGAATCACTAGATCCATATCAAGGTATCCCACATTTAGGCGGCGTTTTGATACCAGTATGAAGATGGTCGTAGAAGAACTTGCCAAAAAGAATGGTGAAAGTAGCATCTCTAGTGGACCTCAAACAGTTCCCCGGTCAAAAAGCTTGTTTGTCCGAATGTTTAGCCAAAAATCTTCTAGAACCAGAACGAGTAAGCATGGATCTGATCTAGAGGCCGGATCAGTTGTTGAGAGAGATGTTGAAATTATATGA
- the LOC113723097 gene encoding protein LOW PHOTOSYNTHETIC EFFICIENCY 1, chloroplastic, whose protein sequence is MEALSTWPSKNESWLVPQLDVGLGSSPNCTTRKLRRKRLILAASLSHIRVGLTGIGSRTCCFKCQNWDSRSKLFCNYSTRLLCDPKRGSLGASFALNLVLEEQATGNHVRKDENSASTKGVSVGSDHGDFTCVALEEQARGVRLTFTGDDIATFSAADPEKEQELNSEEVVGIEKDARRRIDVRALGWSLHKARSVDDVDEVLKGKGELPLQVYSSLIRAFGKEKRLDSAMALVEWLKRKSQVTNGAIRPNLFIYNSLLGAVKQAEKYDAVERVMNDMTIEGVHPNVITYNTLMCIYIEQGREVEALALFEEMPKKGLSPTPASYSTALLAYQRLEDGFGAVKFFVEVREKFRNGEIEKDVNEDWDDEFSKLENFTTRISHQVMRRWLIKSENSGTDILKLLTEMDKAGLQTSRAEHERLVWACTHEEHHLVAKELYKRIRERDMEISLSVCNHIIWLMGKAKKWWAALEIYEDLLDKGPKPNNMSYELVVSHFNILLAAARKRGIWRWGVRLLNKMEEKGLKPGSREWNSVLVACSKASEASAAVQIFKRMIEQGEKPTVISYGSLLSALEKGKLYEEALQVWKHMVKVGVTPNLYAYTIMASIYTAQGKFNIVNSVVREMVVAGVEPTVVTFNAIISGCARNNMGSAAYEWFQRMKVHSISPNEVTYEMLIEALTNDAKPRLAYELYLRAQNEGLSLSSKAYDAIIRSSNLYGATIDVSSLGHRPLEKKKVQIRRHLSEFCSSADVRRRSKPFDSKEIYSVHHRKEDHS, encoded by the coding sequence atggaagcactgAGCACTTGGCCTTCTAAAAATGAGTCGTGGTTGGTGCCCCAGTTGGATGTTGGACTGGGTTCATCGCCTAATTGCACCACAAGAAAGcttagaagaaaaagattgattctTGCTGCTTCTCTTAGTCATATTCGTGTGGGTTTGACGGGTATCGGGAGTCGAACTTGTTGCTTTAAGTGCCAGAATTGGGATTCGAGGAGCAAATTGTTCTGCAACTACTCCACACGTCTCTTGTGTGACCCAAAGAGAGGGTCTTTAGGTGCATCCTTTGCGTTGAATTTGGTATTGGAGGAACAAGCTACTGGCAATCATGTTAGGAAAGATGAAAATTCAGCTTCAACTAAAGGAGTTTCAGTAGGAAGTGATCATGGGGATTTCACTTGTGTTGCCTTGGAGGAACAAGCAAGGGGCGTCCGCTTGACTTTTACCGGCGATGACATTGCCACTTTCAGTGCCGCAGATCctgaaaaagaacaagaactgAATAGTGAGGAAGTAGTAGGCATTGAAAAAGATGCTCGGAGGAGGATTGATGTTAGAGCACTCGGTTGGAGCCTACACAAGGCCAGATCTGTAGACGATGTGGATGAAGTTCTTAAGGGCAAGGGTGAACTACCCCTTCAGGTTTATTCGTCTCTGATTAGAGCTTTTGGCAAAGAGAAAAGGCTAGACTCTGCAATGGCTCTTGTTGAGTGGCTCAAGAGAAAAAGTCAAGTCACCAATGGTGCTATTCGGCCAAATCTCTTCATATATAACAGCCTTTTAGGAGCAGTTAAACAGGCTGAAAAGTATGATGCTGTTGAGCGAGTCATGAATGATATGACCATTGAGGGTGTACATCCTAACGTCATCACTTACAATACCTTAATGTGTATCTACATAGAACAAGGTAGGGAAGTTGAGGCGCTCGCTCTCTTTGAAGAGATGCCCAAGAAAGGCCTGTCTCCCACTCCAGCATCTTATTCCACAGCTTTGTTGGCTTATCAGAGATTGGAAGATGGATTTGGAGCTGTGAAGTTTTTCGTTGAAGTCAGAGAAAAATTTCGAAatggtgagattgaaaaagatgTCAATGAAGACTGGGATGATGAGTTTTCCAAACTTGAGAACTTCACGACTCGAATTAGCCACCAGGTGATGCGGCGGTGGCTTATAAAGAGTGAGAATTCGGGTACCGACATATTGAAACTACTAACAGAAATGGACAAAGCTGGACTTCAAACAAGTCGTGCAGAACATGAGCGTCTTGTGTGGGCATGCACTCATGAAGAACATCATCTTGTGGCAAAAGAATTGTACAAAAGGATACGGGAAAGGGATATGGAAATAAGTTTATCAGTCTGCAACCACATTATTTGGTTGATGGGAAAGGCTAAAAAGTGGTGGGCAGCTCTGGAAATTTATGAAGACTTGTTGGACAAGGGGCCAAAACCCAATAATATGTCATACGAATTAGTGGTTTCTCATTTCAATATACTCCTCGCAGCAGCTAGGAAAAGGGGGATTTGGAGATGGGGTGTAAGGTTGTTGAACAAGATGGAAGAGAAGGGGCTTAAACCAGGTAGCAGGGAATGGAATTCTGTCCTCGTTGCATGTTCTAAGGCCTCGGAAGCATCTGCTGCTGTGCAGATATTTAAGAGAATGATTGAACAAGGTGAAAAACCAACAGTCATTTCATATGGGTCATTGCTTAGCGCTCTGGAGAAAGGAAAACTCTATGAGGAGGCCCTTCAGGTCTGGAAACATATGGTTAAAGTTGGTGTGACCCCGAACTTGTATGCCTACACGATTATGGCTTCAATTTATACTGCCCAAGGTAAATTTAATATCGTTAATTCCGTCGTCAGGGAAATGGTTGTGGCTGGGGTTGAGCCAACGGTTGTTACATTCAATGCAATTATCAGTGGATGCGCGAGAAATAACATGGGAAGTGCAGCTTATGAATGGTTTCAACGCATGAAGGTACATAGCATTTCTCCCAACGAGGTTACTTACGAGATGTTGATCGAAGCTCTTACAAATGATGCTAAACCGAGGCTTGCATATGAGTTGTACTTGAGAGCTCAGAATGAGGGCCTGAGTCTCTCTTCGAAGGCATACGACGCAATCATCCGTTCTTCAAATCTCTATGGTGCTACTATTGATGTAAGCTCTCTTGGGCATCGCCCGCTAGAGAAAAAGAAGGTCCAAATCAGAAGGCATTTGTCTGAATTCTGTAGTTCAGCGGATGTTCGTAGGAGGAGCAAGCCATTTGATAGCAAAGAAATCTACAGTGTTCATCATAGGAAGGAAGATCATAGCTGA
- the LOC113723096 gene encoding uncharacterized membrane protein At3g27390 isoform X1, whose amino-acid sequence MEPPRGFFASLWSFICFLPYFIGLLILGFIKGIILCPLICLLMSVGNSAVTLGLWPVHLCYTYYCILSTKQLGPVLKLVLCPLVLVLLVFWPIIAVLGSILGGAAYGFFSPMLATFQAVGEGKTNQFFHCIYDGTWDTVKRSFTVVRDFLDMCYYSYFSIMDDLRVQGLSAGKYYEIRLLYVPGALIAGVLGFMVDMIVISIIAICKSPYMLFKGWHRLFHDCVGREGPFLETICVPFAGLAILLWPLAVAGALLGSMVSSIILGFYAAVVVYQESSFWLGLCYIAASLSIYDEYSNDVLDMSEGSCFPRPKYRKNAASVTSSRAASFSRLQSFKRTTSFSGRIVELRSLELVDALLKECQRYGEIMVSEGIITLKDIEDAKSYKDSGKIISIGLPAYCIFQGLLRSAKANSAGILLSDNVTEITSTNRPKDAVFDWFFNPLVIIKEQIKAENLSEAEELYLGKLVLLSGDPERLKKSDIGAPPESELRRAELDGLARRLQGITRSISRYPTFRRRFDTSMKMVVEELAKKNGESSISSGPQTVPRSKSLFVRMFSQKSSRTRTSKHGSDLEAGSVVERDVEII is encoded by the exons ATGGAGCCCCCGAGGGGGTTTTTTGCTTCTTTGTGGAGCTTCATCTGTTTTCTCCCTTATTTTATTGGCCTTCTCATTCTTGGTTTCATTAAAG GTATCATTTTGTGCCCATTAATATGCCTTCTCATGTCAGTTGGAAACTCTGCAGTAACATTGGGTCTTTGGCCTGTGCACCTATGCTACACTTACTATTGCATATTGAG CACGAAACAATTAGGGCCAGTTCTGAAGCTTGTACTCTGTCCACTTGTTCTTGTCCTGTTAGTCTTCTGGCCAATAATAGCAGTTTTAGGTAGCATTCTTGGGGGTGCGGCATACGGATTTTTTTCACCAATGCTTGCCACTTTTCAAGCTGTTGGTGAAGGGAAGACAAATCAATTCTTTCACTGTATTTAT GATGGAACTTGGGATACTGTCAAGCGAAGCTTTACTGTTGTTAGGGACTTCCTGGACATGTGTTACTATTCCTATTTCTCGATAATGGATGATTTACGAGTTCAAGGCCTTTCCGCTGGGAAGTACTATGAGATCAG ATTGCTTTATGTTCCCGGAGCACTTATTGCTGGAGTGCTGGGATTTATGGTTGACATGATTGTGATATCAATCATTGCCATTTGCAAAAGCCCCTACATGCTATTTAAGGGGTGGCATCGTTTATTTCATGACTGTGTTGGTCGAGAGGGCCCCTTCTTGGAGACAATATGTGTGCCATTTGCAGGTCTTGCTATCTTGCTCTGGCCATTGGCCGTTGCTGGGGCTTTGTTGGGCTCTATGGTATCAAGCATCATCCTGGGCTTTTATGCAGCTGTTGTTGTATATCAG GAGTCATCTTTCTGGCTGGGCCTGTGCTATATTGCTGCTTCCTTGTCCATCTATGATGAATACAGCAATGATGTTCTTGACATGTCAGAAGGTTCCTGCTTTCCTAG ACCCAAGTACAGAAAGAATGCTGCATCAGTAACCAGTTCTCGAGCAGCATCCTTTTCAAGGCTCCAGTCTTTTAAACGTACAACTTCTTTCAGTGGTCGTATTGTTGAATTGAGGTCCCTTGAG TTGGTTGACGCCTTACTCAAGGAGTGCCAGCGCTATGGGGAAATAATGGTTTCTGAAGGCATAATAACATTAAAAGATATTGAAGATGCCAAGTCTTATAAAGATAGTGGCAAAATAATCAGCATTGGTTTACCTGCTTATTGCATATTTCAAGGACTTCTGCGTTCGGCTAAAGCTAATTCTGCTGGTATATTGCTAA GTGATAATGTTACTGAAATAACTAGTACAAATCGGCCAAAAGATGCTGTCTTTGATTGGTTTTTTAACCCACTGGTGATCATTAAAGAacaaatcaaagctgaaaaccTATCTGAAGCTGAAGAGTTATATCTTGGCAAATTGGTTCTACTAAGTGGTGATCCTGAGAGGCTGAAAAAATCTGACATCGGTGCACCACCAGAGTCTGAGCTAAGACGAGCTGAACTTGATGGATTAGCTCGAAG ACTTCAAGGAATCACTAGATCCATATCAAGGTATCCCACATTTAGGCGGCGTTTTGATACCAGTATGAAGATGGTCGTAGAAGAACTTGCCAAAAAGAATGGTGAAAGTAGCATCTCTAGTGGACCTCAAACAGTTCCCCGGTCAAAAAGCTTGTTTGTCCGAATGTTTAGCCAAAAATCTTCTAGAACCAGAACGAGTAAGCATGGATCTGATCTAGAGGCCGGATCAGTTGTTGAGAGAGATGTTGAAATTATATGA
- the LOC113723096 gene encoding uncharacterized membrane protein At3g27390 isoform X3, with protein MDQIPTNQKGSGIDERKSKVIIFMSIILCPLICLLMSVGNSAVTLGLWPVHLCYTYYCILSTKQLGPVLKLVLCPLVLVLLVFWPIIAVLGSILGGAAYGFFSPMLATFQAVGEGKTNQFFHCIYDGTWDTVKRSFTVVRDFLDMCYYSYFSIMDDLRVQGLSAGKYYEIRLLYVPGALIAGVLGFMVDMIVISIIAICKSPYMLFKGWHRLFHDCVGREGPFLETICVPFAGLAILLWPLAVAGALLGSMVSSIILGFYAAVVVYQESSFWLGLCYIAASLSIYDEYSNDVLDMSEGSCFPRPKYRKNAASVTSSRAASFSRLQSFKRTTSFSGRIVELRSLELVDALLKECQRYGEIMVSEGIITLKDIEDAKSYKDSGKIISIGLPAYCIFQGLLRSAKANSAGILLSDNVTEITSTNRPKDAVFDWFFNPLVIIKEQIKAENLSEAEELYLGKLVLLSGDPERLKKSDIGAPPESELRRAELDGLARRLQGITRSISRYPTFRRRFDTSMKMVVEELAKKNGESSISSGPQTVPRSKSLFVRMFSQKSSRTRTSKHGSDLEAGSVVERDVEII; from the exons ATGGATCAGATACCTACCAACCAGAAGGGAAGTGGAATTGACGAAAGAAAGAGTAAAGTTATAATCTTCATGA GTATCATTTTGTGCCCATTAATATGCCTTCTCATGTCAGTTGGAAACTCTGCAGTAACATTGGGTCTTTGGCCTGTGCACCTATGCTACACTTACTATTGCATATTGAG CACGAAACAATTAGGGCCAGTTCTGAAGCTTGTACTCTGTCCACTTGTTCTTGTCCTGTTAGTCTTCTGGCCAATAATAGCAGTTTTAGGTAGCATTCTTGGGGGTGCGGCATACGGATTTTTTTCACCAATGCTTGCCACTTTTCAAGCTGTTGGTGAAGGGAAGACAAATCAATTCTTTCACTGTATTTAT GATGGAACTTGGGATACTGTCAAGCGAAGCTTTACTGTTGTTAGGGACTTCCTGGACATGTGTTACTATTCCTATTTCTCGATAATGGATGATTTACGAGTTCAAGGCCTTTCCGCTGGGAAGTACTATGAGATCAG ATTGCTTTATGTTCCCGGAGCACTTATTGCTGGAGTGCTGGGATTTATGGTTGACATGATTGTGATATCAATCATTGCCATTTGCAAAAGCCCCTACATGCTATTTAAGGGGTGGCATCGTTTATTTCATGACTGTGTTGGTCGAGAGGGCCCCTTCTTGGAGACAATATGTGTGCCATTTGCAGGTCTTGCTATCTTGCTCTGGCCATTGGCCGTTGCTGGGGCTTTGTTGGGCTCTATGGTATCAAGCATCATCCTGGGCTTTTATGCAGCTGTTGTTGTATATCAG GAGTCATCTTTCTGGCTGGGCCTGTGCTATATTGCTGCTTCCTTGTCCATCTATGATGAATACAGCAATGATGTTCTTGACATGTCAGAAGGTTCCTGCTTTCCTAG ACCCAAGTACAGAAAGAATGCTGCATCAGTAACCAGTTCTCGAGCAGCATCCTTTTCAAGGCTCCAGTCTTTTAAACGTACAACTTCTTTCAGTGGTCGTATTGTTGAATTGAGGTCCCTTGAG TTGGTTGACGCCTTACTCAAGGAGTGCCAGCGCTATGGGGAAATAATGGTTTCTGAAGGCATAATAACATTAAAAGATATTGAAGATGCCAAGTCTTATAAAGATAGTGGCAAAATAATCAGCATTGGTTTACCTGCTTATTGCATATTTCAAGGACTTCTGCGTTCGGCTAAAGCTAATTCTGCTGGTATATTGCTAA GTGATAATGTTACTGAAATAACTAGTACAAATCGGCCAAAAGATGCTGTCTTTGATTGGTTTTTTAACCCACTGGTGATCATTAAAGAacaaatcaaagctgaaaaccTATCTGAAGCTGAAGAGTTATATCTTGGCAAATTGGTTCTACTAAGTGGTGATCCTGAGAGGCTGAAAAAATCTGACATCGGTGCACCACCAGAGTCTGAGCTAAGACGAGCTGAACTTGATGGATTAGCTCGAAG ACTTCAAGGAATCACTAGATCCATATCAAGGTATCCCACATTTAGGCGGCGTTTTGATACCAGTATGAAGATGGTCGTAGAAGAACTTGCCAAAAAGAATGGTGAAAGTAGCATCTCTAGTGGACCTCAAACAGTTCCCCGGTCAAAAAGCTTGTTTGTCCGAATGTTTAGCCAAAAATCTTCTAGAACCAGAACGAGTAAGCATGGATCTGATCTAGAGGCCGGATCAGTTGTTGAGAGAGATGTTGAAATTATATGA